In one window of Duganella dendranthematis DNA:
- the folE gene encoding GTP cyclohydrolase I has translation MMEQQPAPYRADHTPVSARIRERLMQRGVRFHANDNIAAHLEPGEMAQLLDEVSERMRGVLDSLVIDTVSDHNSQDTARRVAKMYLQEVFGGRYTPPPPVTEFPNVAHLNELMIIGPITVRSACSHHLCPVMGKIWIGVMPNQHSNLIGLSKYARLAGWIMSRPQIQEEAVVQLAELLQEKVQPDGLAVIMEADHFCMQWRGVKDNDARMINSVMHGSFLKDAALRREFLALIKR, from the coding sequence ATGATGGAACAGCAACCAGCGCCTTATCGCGCCGACCACACGCCCGTTTCGGCGCGCATCCGCGAACGGCTGATGCAGCGCGGTGTGCGTTTTCACGCCAACGACAACATTGCCGCGCACCTGGAGCCGGGCGAGATGGCGCAGCTGCTGGACGAGGTCAGCGAGCGCATGCGCGGCGTGCTCGACAGCCTGGTGATCGATACCGTCAGCGACCACAATTCGCAGGATACCGCGCGCCGCGTGGCCAAGATGTACCTGCAGGAAGTGTTTGGCGGCCGTTACACGCCGCCGCCGCCGGTCACCGAGTTCCCCAACGTCGCCCACCTGAACGAGCTGATGATCATCGGCCCGATCACCGTGCGCAGCGCCTGCTCCCATCACCTGTGCCCGGTCATGGGCAAGATCTGGATCGGCGTCATGCCCAACCAGCATTCCAACCTGATCGGCCTTTCCAAGTACGCGCGGCTGGCCGGCTGGATCATGAGCCGGCCGCAGATCCAGGAAGAAGCCGTGGTCCAGCTGGCCGAGCTGCTGCAGGAAAAGGTCCAGCCCGACGGCCTGGCGGTGATCATGGAGGCCGACCATTTCTGCATGCAATGGCGCGGCGTCAAGGATAACGACGCGCGCATGATCAACAGCGTTATGCATGGCAGCTTCCTCAAGGATGCCGCGCTGCGGCGCGAATTCCTGGCCCTGATCAAACGCTAA
- a CDS encoding BLUF domain-containing protein, whose translation MLVRLLYTSRAVDPADSGAVHAILQQSRQHNPAAGITGVLCHSERLYLQLLEGGREQVNQLYGRILADRRHTAVTLLHYEEIRERRYAGWTMGQTNLDKLNPGTLLRYSALPAFDPYALSGASSLALIDELMAAAAVLGRA comes from the coding sequence ATGCTTGTCCGCCTGTTATACACCAGCCGCGCCGTCGACCCCGCCGACAGCGGCGCCGTCCACGCCATCCTGCAGCAGTCGCGCCAGCACAACCCGGCGGCCGGCATCACCGGCGTGCTGTGCCACAGCGAACGGCTGTACCTGCAACTGCTCGAAGGCGGGCGCGAGCAGGTCAACCAGCTGTATGGGCGCATCCTCGCCGACCGCCGCCACACCGCGGTGACGCTGCTGCACTACGAAGAGATCCGCGAGCGCCGCTACGCCGGCTGGACCATGGGTCAAACCAACCTGGACAAGCTCAATCCCGGCACCTTGCTGCGTTATTCGGCGCTGCCGGCGTTTGATCCGTATGCGCTCAGCGGCGCCAGTTCGCTGGCGCTGATCGACGAACTGATGGCGGCCGCCGCGGTCCTGGGGCGCGCATGA
- a CDS encoding NAD(P)/FAD-dependent oxidoreductase, with product MMAASASRVAVIGAGIAGASCARWLHDAGYAVQVFDKSRGVGGRLSTRRIDWTDAAGVSHQASFDHGAPGFQARSPAFAAFAARAHANGLLLPWQPRDPAGRAAADADTWWLPAPDMPALCRALLQDLPVQTQAPIDALHRDAAGWRLASAGATVAREFGAVVLAIPPAQAAALLQPLAPSWARQALALPMLPDWTLMGLASAAGDASDWQLAHSSDGVLASIIRNHGKPGRAPLAGMAHWVAHASADWSARHIETPAAVVQEALQQALARWFGQAQDWHYVTVHRWRYAVAPAGARSGTDHCWWDAQAGLGVCGDAWGGGGVEGAWGSARALAAAISGVDPA from the coding sequence ATGATGGCAGCGTCCGCGTCGCGTGTGGCGGTGATCGGGGCCGGCATCGCGGGCGCCAGTTGCGCGCGCTGGCTGCATGACGCCGGCTACGCGGTGCAGGTGTTCGACAAGTCGCGCGGCGTCGGCGGCCGCCTGAGCACCCGCCGGATCGACTGGACCGATGCGGCCGGCGTCAGCCACCAGGCCAGTTTCGACCACGGCGCGCCCGGCTTCCAGGCGCGCTCGCCGGCCTTTGCGGCCTTCGCCGCCCGTGCACACGCGAACGGCCTGCTGCTGCCATGGCAGCCACGCGACCCCGCCGGCCGGGCCGCTGCCGACGCGGACACCTGGTGGCTGCCGGCGCCGGACATGCCGGCGCTGTGCCGCGCGCTGCTCCAGGACCTGCCGGTGCAGACCCAGGCGCCGATCGACGCGCTGCACCGCGATGCCGCCGGCTGGCGCCTGGCCAGCGCCGGCGCCACGGTGGCGCGCGAGTTCGGCGCGGTGGTGCTGGCCATCCCGCCGGCCCAGGCCGCCGCGCTACTGCAACCGCTGGCGCCGTCCTGGGCGCGGCAGGCGCTGGCGCTGCCGATGCTGCCGGACTGGACCTTGATGGGCCTGGCCAGCGCCGCCGGCGACGCCAGCGACTGGCAACTGGCGCACTCGTCGGACGGCGTGCTGGCCAGCATCATCCGCAACCACGGCAAGCCGGGCCGCGCGCCGCTCGCCGGCATGGCCCACTGGGTGGCGCACGCCAGCGCCGACTGGAGCGCGCGCCATATAGAGACCCCGGCCGCGGTGGTGCAGGAGGCGCTGCAACAGGCGCTGGCGCGCTGGTTCGGCCAAGCGCAGGACTGGCACTACGTCACCGTACACCGCTGGCGCTACGCGGTCGCACCGGCCGGCGCCCGGTCCGGCACGGACCACTGCTGGTGGGATGCACAGGCCGGTCTGGGCGTCTGTGGCGATGCCTGGGGCGGTGGTGGCGTCGAAGGCGCGTGGGGTTCGGCCCGCGCGCTGGCGGCCGCCATCAGCGGCGTCGATCCCGCATGA
- a CDS encoding DUF2256 domain-containing protein produces the protein MNRRAAAGFKGNKQALPSKTCRSCGRPMTWRKRWANNWDQVLYCSTACRQAAPTRSPA, from the coding sequence ATGAACCGCCGCGCCGCCGCCGGCTTCAAAGGCAACAAGCAAGCGCTGCCGAGCAAGACGTGCCGCAGCTGCGGCCGCCCGATGACGTGGCGCAAGCGCTGGGCCAACAACTGGGACCAGGTTTTATATTGTTCCACCGCATGCCGCCAGGCAGCCCCCACCAGGAGTCCCGCATGA
- a CDS encoding FAD-binding domain-containing protein has product MNRFPATRDAALARVAAFEPEAYARSRNALDGAVSGLSPYLTHGIISAAEVLAALAARHPLTHQHQFVYELAWRAYFRHVWTARGDAILQSLHAGPMPETAYERGLPEDIRQGRSGVPVIDQAVRALYATGYLHNHARMWLASYLVHVRHVHWRTGADWMIAHLLDGDLGSNHLSWQWVAGSGSSKPYLFNADNVARYAPPPWHSFGSVIDCSYVALMRLAQGERTPAPAPSHHGVDPPALLSAPPAALATAPSAQAVAGRDVWLVHPWALGEPRADLAPDCVAIGWWPAEYHRAWPWSDLRWAFAGNRMQALTAACWHVSGAELGAALASARSVQTGADPHLAALLPPAVRQRQPAPLFVPVDQPCQSFSQWWRRSMHGVQALHDLPGLAVLP; this is encoded by the coding sequence ATGAACCGCTTTCCCGCTACCCGTGACGCCGCGCTGGCGCGCGTCGCCGCGTTCGAGCCGGAGGCTTACGCCCGCAGCCGCAACGCGCTGGACGGCGCAGTCAGCGGCCTGTCGCCGTATCTGACGCACGGCATCATCAGCGCGGCCGAAGTGCTGGCCGCGCTGGCCGCGCGTCACCCGCTGACCCACCAGCACCAGTTCGTCTACGAACTAGCCTGGCGCGCCTACTTCCGGCACGTCTGGACCGCGCGCGGCGACGCCATCCTGCAGTCGCTGCACGCCGGCCCGATGCCCGAGACGGCCTATGAGCGCGGGCTGCCGGAGGATATCCGCCAGGGCCGCAGCGGCGTGCCGGTGATCGACCAGGCGGTGCGCGCGTTGTACGCGACCGGCTATCTGCACAACCATGCACGCATGTGGCTGGCCAGCTATCTGGTGCACGTGCGCCACGTGCACTGGCGCACCGGCGCCGACTGGATGATCGCGCACCTGCTCGATGGCGACCTCGGCAGCAATCACCTGAGTTGGCAATGGGTCGCCGGCAGCGGCAGCAGCAAGCCCTATCTGTTCAACGCCGATAACGTGGCGCGCTATGCGCCGCCGCCATGGCACAGCTTCGGCAGCGTAATCGACTGCTCCTACGTGGCGCTGATGCGGCTGGCGCAAGGCGAACGCACGCCCGCGCCAGCGCCTTCCCATCACGGCGTCGACCCGCCGGCGCTGCTGTCGGCGCCGCCCGCCGCGCTGGCAACCGCGCCGTCGGCGCAGGCGGTGGCCGGGCGCGATGTGTGGCTGGTACATCCCTGGGCGCTGGGCGAGCCGCGGGCCGATCTGGCGCCGGACTGCGTGGCCATCGGCTGGTGGCCGGCCGAATACCATCGCGCCTGGCCCTGGTCGGATCTGCGCTGGGCGTTTGCGGGGAACCGCATGCAGGCGCTGACGGCGGCCTGCTGGCACGTCAGCGGCGCCGAACTGGGCGCCGCACTGGCCAGCGCCCGCTCGGTGCAGACCGGGGCCGACCCGCATCTCGCCGCCCTGCTGCCGCCGGCCGTCCGGCAACGCCAGCCGGCGCCGCTGTTCGTGCCGGTGGACCAGCCATGCCAGTCGTTTTCCCAGTGGTGGCGGCGCAGCATGCACGGCGTGCAGGCGCTGCACGACTTGCCGGGCCTGGCGGTGCTGCCATGA
- a CDS encoding TIGR02450 family Trp-rich protein produces MSARVQPAKLLHSKWTAVTPVNREKHFIVTALIEPEPPGAGLERITLEAVLTRRSFDLPWRELQDSSRWLQGWR; encoded by the coding sequence ATGAGCGCGCGGGTGCAACCGGCCAAACTGCTGCACAGCAAATGGACCGCCGTCACGCCGGTGAATCGGGAAAAGCACTTCATCGTCACGGCGCTGATCGAACCGGAGCCGCCGGGCGCCGGATTGGAGCGCATCACCCTGGAAGCGGTGCTGACCCGGCGCAGCTTCGACTTGCCATGGCGCGAACTCCAGGACAGCAGCCGGTGGCTGCAAGGCTGGCGCTGA
- a CDS encoding serine hydrolase, whose product MRCLIALVCSSLSLHAAAADVSDQVTAFLQQTMQEQRIPALQVAVIRHNKIVKLDAYGTANVENAVPATRDSIFSINSCTKAFTGVAIMQLVEAGKLGIDDPISRYLDDLPDAWRAITVKQVLTHVSGLPNIIDSKENPIGDGSDASAWATVKTLPLEFPAGERFKYNQTGYVIIGKIIDKLSGQPFARFIEERQFNVVGMPHTRFGDSSDVIPHSAGGYSYLRNDNGEWKPSDRLSAIYVAFPGYFRTAAGILSNAEDIARWLIALQSGKLLKNKSSLDVLWSTVVLNDGKTGGMNAMLNGSALGWPVTTRAEHPAAGPIGGMRSTFFVYPKDDMSVILLTNLQGANPENFADEVAAYYIPEMHASNGFGLPPHIKTLRAALLRRGFDRARLVFAELKIANASFTPSEEEINDWAYLLFTQKQPQQSIAVLTLNTELYPDSWNAFDSLGEILQKAGDKTKAIENYRRSLKLNPDNTNATAHLKEMGAA is encoded by the coding sequence ATGAGATGTTTGATCGCACTGGTTTGCTCTTCACTCTCCCTCCATGCGGCGGCAGCCGACGTTTCCGACCAGGTCACTGCGTTTTTGCAGCAAACCATGCAAGAGCAGCGTATTCCCGCCTTGCAGGTGGCGGTCATCCGGCATAACAAGATTGTGAAGCTCGATGCGTATGGCACGGCGAATGTCGAAAACGCCGTGCCGGCAACGCGTGACAGCATTTTCTCGATCAATTCCTGCACCAAGGCGTTCACCGGTGTGGCCATCATGCAGTTGGTCGAGGCCGGCAAGCTGGGCATCGATGATCCGATTTCCAGGTATCTGGACGACCTGCCCGACGCCTGGCGCGCGATCACGGTCAAGCAGGTGCTGACCCATGTCTCCGGCCTGCCGAATATTATCGACAGCAAGGAAAATCCCATCGGCGACGGCAGCGATGCGTCGGCATGGGCGACCGTGAAAACCCTGCCGCTGGAGTTTCCTGCCGGCGAACGCTTTAAATACAATCAAACCGGCTACGTCATCATCGGCAAGATCATCGACAAGCTGAGCGGCCAACCGTTCGCCCGCTTCATCGAAGAGCGCCAGTTCAATGTGGTCGGCATGCCGCATACCCGCTTCGGCGATTCTTCCGACGTGATTCCGCATTCGGCCGGCGGCTATTCCTACCTGCGCAACGACAACGGCGAGTGGAAACCAAGTGACCGGCTGTCGGCGATTTACGTCGCGTTTCCCGGCTACTTCCGCACCGCCGCTGGCATTCTCTCCAACGCCGAGGATATAGCGCGCTGGCTGATCGCACTGCAAAGCGGCAAGCTGTTGAAGAACAAGTCCAGCCTGGACGTGTTGTGGTCGACGGTGGTTCTGAACGACGGCAAGACCGGCGGGATGAATGCCATGCTGAACGGCTCGGCGCTGGGCTGGCCGGTGACGACCAGGGCCGAGCATCCGGCCGCCGGCCCTATCGGCGGCATGCGCTCGACATTCTTCGTCTATCCCAAGGATGATATGTCGGTGATTTTGCTGACCAATCTGCAAGGGGCGAATCCGGAGAATTTCGCCGATGAAGTCGCCGCCTACTACATCCCCGAAATGCACGCATCGAACGGCTTCGGCCTGCCGCCGCATATCAAGACGCTGCGCGCGGCCTTGCTGCGTCGTGGCTTCGATCGCGCCAGGCTGGTGTTCGCCGAACTCAAGATCGCCAATGCTTCCTTCACTCCAAGCGAAGAGGAAATCAATGACTGGGCCTATCTGCTGTTTACGCAAAAGCAGCCGCAACAGTCAATTGCAGTCCTGACGCTGAACACGGAACTGTATCCCGACAGCTGGAACGCCTTCGACAGCCTCGGCGAAATCCTCCAGAAGGCGGGGGATAAGACGAAGGCGATCGAGAACTACCGCCGCTCGCTGAAGCTCAATCCCGACAACACCAACGCAACGGCGCATCTGAAGGAAATGGGCGCGGCGTAG
- a CDS encoding helix-turn-helix transcriptional regulator, with amino-acid sequence MDTTTQFWRDAALPYAESRRACISRACYKPHSHPTYSVGAIDQGQSLFSSEGGKPVILEPGTLVLVPAYHVHSCNPRPGLTWSYQMLYLSAAWLAEVRAEYDGRQEAVRLIRSPAMYAKFCALNALLFSTSDVQEKEAALVEFVGDCDAYQVTAMDDLVPAASASPEQLLPVFEILRAAPTTNFSLELLARSARMSRYQLIRAFRSATGLTPHAWQLNHRVNLAKELIRAGESSARVAHTLGFADQAHFQRVFKAYAGITPGGFRA; translated from the coding sequence ATGGATACAACCACCCAATTCTGGCGCGACGCTGCCCTGCCCTATGCCGAGAGCCGTCGCGCCTGTATCAGCCGCGCTTGCTACAAGCCGCATAGCCATCCCACGTATTCGGTCGGCGCAATTGATCAGGGGCAGAGTCTGTTCTCCAGCGAAGGGGGAAAGCCGGTGATCCTCGAACCTGGCACGCTGGTACTGGTTCCCGCCTACCATGTTCATTCGTGTAATCCCCGGCCCGGATTGACGTGGAGCTATCAGATGCTGTACCTGAGCGCTGCGTGGCTCGCCGAGGTTCGCGCCGAATACGACGGCCGGCAGGAAGCGGTTCGCCTGATACGCAGTCCGGCCATGTATGCCAAGTTTTGCGCTCTCAATGCGCTGCTGTTTTCAACAAGCGATGTACAGGAAAAGGAGGCGGCACTGGTCGAGTTTGTCGGCGATTGCGACGCCTATCAAGTGACAGCAATGGATGACTTGGTGCCGGCTGCGTCCGCCTCCCCGGAACAGCTGCTGCCCGTGTTCGAGATCCTGCGTGCAGCGCCAACAACCAACTTCTCGCTGGAATTGCTGGCGCGGTCGGCGCGCATGAGCCGCTACCAGTTGATCCGCGCCTTCCGCTCCGCCACCGGTCTGACGCCGCACGCGTGGCAGCTGAATCACCGCGTCAATCTCGCCAAAGAACTCATTCGCGCCGGCGAAAGCAGTGCCCGCGTGGCGCACACGCTGGGCTTTGCCGATCAGGCGCACTTCCAACGCGTCTTCAAAGCCTATGCCGGTATCACACCCGGAGGTTTCCGGGCCTGA
- a CDS encoding LysE family translocator, with product MEQFLIIAAAHFLAVLSPGPDFFLITRTTVSSGWRVASGACVGVAAANAVFIALALTGTSGLNRNSTLFLCLQLAGCAYLLYLGIAFLRYAGTTSLAAASGKTPLPRAGFMIGAWQRAAAMGFASGILNPKNALFYVSLAAMLSGPLASAGGKTMLGVWMFSVVLLWDVLVAVMIGNQAVLRRFAHGLPWLERISGAVLILLALGILAALWIGPSTV from the coding sequence ATGGAACAATTCCTCATCATCGCTGCCGCGCATTTCCTGGCGGTGTTGTCGCCCGGCCCTGATTTCTTCCTGATCACCCGTACTACTGTTTCTTCTGGATGGCGGGTTGCCAGCGGCGCCTGTGTTGGCGTGGCCGCTGCCAATGCGGTCTTCATCGCCCTGGCCCTGACCGGCACATCGGGACTAAATCGCAACAGCACGTTGTTCCTGTGTTTGCAGCTGGCAGGCTGCGCTTATCTGCTGTATCTCGGCATAGCGTTCCTTCGCTACGCGGGCACCACCTCGCTGGCGGCCGCTTCAGGAAAAACGCCCCTGCCGCGTGCCGGTTTTATGATCGGCGCGTGGCAGCGCGCGGCGGCCATGGGCTTCGCGTCAGGCATTCTCAATCCGAAAAATGCCCTGTTCTATGTCAGCCTGGCGGCCATGCTGTCAGGTCCGCTGGCCAGCGCTGGCGGCAAGACCATGCTCGGCGTCTGGATGTTCAGCGTCGTGCTGCTGTGGGATGTGCTGGTGGCTGTCATGATCGGCAATCAGGCGGTATTGCGGCGCTTTGCCCACGGCTTGCCTTGGCTGGAAAGAATATCGGGGGCGGTTTTGATTCTGCTGGCGCTGGGCATTCTCGCCGCCCTTTGGATCGGGCCAAGCACGGTGTAA
- a CDS encoding AraC family transcriptional regulator, translating into MVVQGAKSVMLGDVALDYRAMQALVASVELPGVGRVLEATPERPLLVMALELDVPLLIETMRQLPPAPTSGADHGLGLYVVDVGAPLADCLLRLLNLLGAPQEIPMLLPLLLREIYFRLLNGPHRDKFATLGLPESRTRRVADALHMLRCDFARPVRIDELAVTAGMSVSSFHHHFKQLTSMTPLQYQKQLRLLEAKRLMVAENANVTRAAFHVGYESASQFSREYVRMFGLTPRRDALVARTLYRMHAAP; encoded by the coding sequence GTGGTGGTGCAGGGCGCCAAGTCGGTGATGCTGGGCGACGTGGCACTGGACTACCGCGCAATGCAGGCGCTGGTCGCCAGCGTCGAATTGCCCGGTGTCGGCCGGGTATTGGAGGCTACCCCGGAGCGGCCGCTGCTGGTGATGGCCTTGGAACTGGACGTGCCGCTGCTGATCGAGACGATGCGGCAACTGCCGCCGGCGCCAACGTCCGGCGCCGACCATGGACTGGGACTGTACGTGGTCGACGTTGGCGCGCCGCTGGCTGACTGCCTGCTGCGCCTGTTGAATTTGCTGGGCGCACCGCAGGAGATACCGATGCTGCTGCCCTTGCTGCTGCGTGAGATCTACTTCCGGCTGTTGAACGGTCCGCATCGCGACAAGTTCGCCACGTTGGGACTGCCCGAAAGCCGCACCCGCCGCGTCGCAGACGCCTTGCATATGCTGCGCTGCGATTTCGCGCGGCCGGTGCGGATCGACGAGCTGGCCGTCACCGCCGGCATGAGCGTGTCGTCGTTCCACCATCATTTCAAGCAGTTGACGTCGATGACGCCGCTGCAATACCAGAAGCAGCTGCGGCTGCTGGAGGCCAAGCGGCTGATGGTAGCCGAGAACGCCAACGTGACGCGCGCGGCGTTTCATGTCGGCTACGAGAGCGCGTCTCAGTTCAGTCGCGAATATGTGCGCATGTTCGGGCTGACGCCGCGCCGCGATGCGCTCGTTGCCCGTACCCTGTACCGCATGCACGCAGCGCCGTGA
- a CDS encoding SDR family oxidoreductase, which translates to MKMHDNTILITGGSSGIGLELARQLIALNNKVIITGRDAAKLAAVRAQLPAVHTALCDVTDPRSITALHEHIAASHPGMNMLINCAGIMRKLNLHKRGPALEDATREVTTNLNGTIWTNLQFLPMLKNQANAAIVNVSSGLAFVPMPISPVYSATKAAIHSYTLSLRAQLKNSGVRVFELAPPGTETPLFHNDFTKEDVGGLVPMPVATLVKRAIAGLAADVAEIRPGLSNILKIASRLAPDFMLRQLGKSVDLMLNADKNR; encoded by the coding sequence ATGAAAATGCACGACAACACCATCCTGATCACCGGCGGCAGCTCCGGCATCGGCCTCGAACTGGCCAGGCAATTAATCGCTTTGAACAACAAGGTCATCATTACCGGCCGTGATGCGGCCAAGCTGGCGGCGGTGCGCGCGCAGCTGCCCGCCGTGCATACCGCGCTGTGCGACGTGACCGATCCGCGTTCCATCACCGCGCTGCACGAGCATATCGCGGCCAGCCATCCCGGCATGAACATGCTGATCAACTGTGCCGGCATCATGCGCAAACTCAACCTGCACAAGCGCGGCCCGGCGCTGGAAGACGCGACGCGCGAGGTCACAACCAACCTGAACGGAACCATCTGGACAAATTTGCAGTTTTTGCCAATGTTGAAAAACCAGGCCAACGCGGCGATCGTCAACGTTTCGTCGGGACTGGCGTTTGTGCCCATGCCGATCTCGCCGGTCTACTCCGCGACCAAGGCGGCGATCCACTCGTACACGCTGTCGCTGCGGGCACAGCTGAAAAACAGCGGCGTGCGGGTATTCGAGCTGGCGCCGCCGGGCACCGAGACGCCGCTGTTTCACAATGACTTCACCAAGGAGGACGTGGGCGGGCTGGTGCCAATGCCGGTGGCGACCCTGGTCAAGCGCGCCATCGCCGGGCTGGCTGCCGATGTGGCGGAGATCCGGCCGGGCCTGAGCAACATCCTGAAAATCGCCAGCCGGCTCGCCCCGGACTTCATGTTGCGCCAGCTCGGCAAGTCGGTCGATCTGATGCTGAACGCGGACAAAAATCGGTGA
- a CDS encoding LysR family transcriptional regulator ArgP, which produces MWDYRGLAALAAIVEEGSFDRAAAALAISQPAVSHRLRALEEWAGELLVIRSQPPQATPRGQRLIAHFRQVQLLESGIEQESQVHTSLPQLAIAVNADSAATWLLDALAPLLEAPACLIDVRIDDQDETLRHLREGRVVGCITSSGDTVAGTTVEALGTMSYLCVAAPSFVRRWFPTGVTEDAIKAAPALVYNRSDRLHERYLEQAGLPPDVPQHFFPSAEGFVSFIKAGYGYGMVPAIQVRQELEQGTLVALTPAAALSVPLYWHQWNIQTQVTRALRTAIVGTAQRLLA; this is translated from the coding sequence ATGTGGGATTATCGTGGATTGGCGGCGCTGGCGGCCATTGTTGAAGAAGGCAGCTTCGACCGCGCTGCTGCGGCCCTGGCCATCAGTCAGCCGGCGGTGTCGCACCGGCTACGCGCGCTGGAGGAGTGGGCCGGCGAATTGCTGGTGATTCGCAGCCAGCCGCCGCAAGCGACACCGCGCGGCCAGCGGCTGATCGCGCATTTTCGCCAGGTGCAGCTGCTGGAATCCGGTATCGAGCAGGAATCGCAGGTGCATACATCGCTGCCGCAACTGGCGATTGCCGTGAATGCCGATAGCGCCGCGACCTGGTTGCTGGACGCGCTGGCGCCACTGCTGGAAGCGCCCGCCTGCCTGATCGATGTGCGGATCGATGATCAGGATGAGACACTGCGCCATTTGCGGGAAGGAAGGGTGGTTGGCTGCATCACGAGTTCGGGCGATACCGTCGCCGGCACCACGGTAGAAGCGCTAGGGACGATGTCTTATCTTTGCGTCGCCGCGCCGTCGTTCGTGCGCCGCTGGTTTCCGACCGGCGTCACCGAGGACGCGATCAAGGCCGCACCGGCATTGGTGTACAACCGTAGCGACCGTTTGCATGAGCGCTATCTGGAACAAGCGGGACTGCCGCCAGATGTACCGCAACATTTCTTTCCCAGCGCCGAGGGCTTTGTGTCGTTCATTAAGGCCGGCTATGGCTATGGCATGGTGCCCGCTATCCAGGTTCGCCAGGAACTGGAGCAGGGCACGCTGGTGGCGCTGACGCCGGCTGCGGCGCTCAGTGTGCCCCTTTACTGGCATCAGTGGAATATTCAGACGCAGGTCACGCGTGCTTTGCGCACTGCAATTGTCGGCACGGCGCAGCGCTTGCTGGCTTAG